In Rhea pennata isolate bPtePen1 chromosome 20, bPtePen1.pri, whole genome shotgun sequence, a single window of DNA contains:
- the STYXL1 gene encoding serine/threonine/tyrosine-interacting-like protein 1 yields the protein MAGLELCEPTELYNLLNQYAVLSRLAEPHYLCLLDARTQREYDESHIITARKIEQSPTGEYLVPDSEELECVRYCVVYDCETSSLDLCDYEKEESEKGVSASLEIENAESSSLCSLNAEEGTAVRYGRDLEQFTRHPVLILRGGYKRFSACYHFLRTQKLFWMPQELDNLQPYPVEILPAKLYMGNFKQACDQQILKHLKIKAQVNISEQHAALFAEDKLLHISVPDSHNADLFSSFSTICHFIDAQLNYGAVLVFSSLGISRSSTVIMAYLMHSSQFSLKEAWKYVQKCKTNMRPNRGFVKQLSDWETQIFGTTITNISEPNY from the exons ATGGCGGGGCTGGAGCTCTGCGAGCCCACCGAGCTCTACAACCTCCTCAACCAGTACGCCGTGCTCTCCCGGCTCGCCGAGCCCCACTACCTCTGCTTGCTGG ATGCCCGTACTCAGCGTGAGTACGATGAGAGCCATATTATTACTGCACGCAAGATTGAACAG AGTCCTACAGGGGAATATCTTGTACCGGATTCAGAGGAGCTGGAGTGTGTTAGATACTGTGTTGTGTATGACTGCGAGACCAGCTCTTTGGATCTCTGTGATTATGAAAAAGAGGAGAGTGAAAAAG GGGTCAGTGCTTCTTTAGAGATCGAAAATGCCGAGTCAAGTTCCTTATGTTCATTGA ATGCTGAGGAAGGAACTGCTGTCCGATATGGCAGAGACTTAGAACAGTTCACCCGCCACCCTGTGCTCATCCTGAGGGGAGGATACAAGCGTTTTTCAGCTTGCTATCATTTTCTGAGGACTCAGAAGTTATTCTGGATGCCTCAG GAACTAGACAACTTGCAGCCATACCCTGTAGAGATACTGCCTGCAAAGTTATATATGGGCAATTTCAAGCAGGCCTGTGACCAACAAATTCTGAAGCATTTGAAGATAAAAGCGCAAGTCAACATCTCCGAGCAGCATGCAGCGTT GTTTGCAGAAGACAAGCTCCTCCATATATCTGTTCCAGACTCTCACAATGCagatcttttctcttccttttccaccATTTGTCATTTCATAG ATGCTCAGTTGAATTATGGAGCAGTGCTGGTGTTCTCTAGCCTGGGGATAAGCCGGAGCAGCACAGTAATCATGGCCTATCTTATGCATTCCTCACAATTTTCCCTGAAG GAAGCTTGGAAATAtgttcagaaatgcaaaacaaacatgaGACCAAACCGGGGCTTTGTGAAACAGCTTTCAGACTGGGAGACCCAAATCTTTGGGACAACAATCACAAATATCTCTGAACCAAATTATTGA
- the TMEM120A gene encoding ion channel TACAN translates to MACGASAADCLREWQELQDGYQRIQDNHKLYKQKLEELTKLQDGISSAIARQKKRLKELSLSLKKCKAHVSPEEEESIQETQSLIKERQNVFFEMEAYLPKKNGLYLSLVLGNVNVTLLSKQAKFAYKDEYEKFKLYLTIILLIVSSSCRFLFNSRVTDAVFNFLLVWYYCTLTIRESILINNGSKIKGWWVFHHYVSTFLSGVMLTWPDGLMYQMFRNQFLSFSMYQSFVQFLQYYYQSGCLYRLRALGERHNMDLTVEGFQSWMWRGLTFLLPFLFFGQFWQLYNAITLFHLMQHPDCKEWQVLMCGLPFFMLFLGNFFTTLRVVHQKFQNQNKDTKQK, encoded by the exons atggcctGCGGCGCCTCGGCCGCCGACTGCCTGCGCGAgtggcaggagctgcaggacgGCTACCAGCGCATCCAG GATAACCACAAGCTGTACAAGCAGAAACTTGAGGAGCTGACCAAGCTCCAGGATGGGATCTCCAGCGCCATTGCACGGCAGAAGAagaggctgaaggagctgtCTCTGTCCCTAAAAAA gtgcaaggCCCATGTGAGTCCTGAAGAGGAGGAGTCCATCCAAGAGACTCAGAGCCTGATAAAAGAGAGGCAGAATGTCTTCTTTGAGATGGAGGCCTATCTACCAAAGAAGAATGG GTTGTACTTGAGTCTGGTGCTTGGGAACGTGAACGTCACACTACTCAGCAAGCAGGCTAA gTTTGCGTATAAAGACGAGTATGAGAAGTTCAAACTCTACCTCACCATTATCCTGCTCATCGTGTCCTCCTCCTGTCGGTTCCTCTTCAACTCCAG GGTGACAGACGCTGTGTTTAACTTCCTCCTGGTGTGGTACTACTGCACCCTCACCATCCGGGAGAGCATCTTGATCAACAATGGATCCAA AATCAAAGGCTGGTGGGTTTTCCATCACTACGTCTCCACTTTCCTCTCAGGTGTCATGCTGACTTG GCCAGATGGGCTCATGTACCAGATGTTTAGAAACCAGttcctctccttctccatgTATCAGA GTTTTGTGCAGTTCCTCCAGTACTACTATCAGAGCGGGTGCTTGTATCGGCTCCGAGCACTGGGCGAGAGGCACAACATGGATCTCACTGTGG AGGGTTTCCAATCctggatgtggagaggcctcACGTTCctgcttcccttcctcttctttgGGCAG TTTTGGCAGCTCTACAATGCCATCACCCTGTTCCATCTGATGCAGCACCCAGACTGCAAGGAGTGGCAG GTCCTCATGTGTGGCCTCCCGTTCTTCATGCTCTTCCTGGGAAACTTCTTCACCACCCTCCGCGTCGTCCACCAGAAGTTTCAGAACCAGAACAAAGACACGAAGCAGAAGTGA